AATCTTTTCTTACTAAAGATGTGAATGTTTAATGTACTTTCACTGTTTCTACTTTGGTAGTCCAATGGGAATTCAGTAATGACATTTTGTCATGTCAAACTGTGAACATAAATTTGTACTGTACAGTCCTCATACTATATTTAGGATACAATGCCTATGTATTATACTTGTTAATAAAACCCTCAGAATATTGTTTGTGGTCATGTCATCATATGCTGTACAACAAAGAGCAGTGACACGATCACAAGGGCCAGGCGTGCGCAGGGGTCCCTGATGGTTCCAGGCAGTATGCGGGACCCCTGGGTTTTCGGAGGGCCCTTCTGCAGTCCCGTGCACACCTCCTGTGTGTACCTGCCCGCGTGAGAccgagggcagggcagggcaggagcaggcagggcaggagcaggtgtcccgatccaatgtcgggggaggtttcgatatgatcccaagagtgagattaagacacaaacaaggtcaaatgccatatacccaaaccgggtttttattattaaagaagtgaagaggggtagcgataggacagaatggaaggaaaagacagaaataaagcaaggatgcgggataggtctgcaagaatagtcaccaccatggatccagtggcgtcccgttggtcctcagtcttcagttcttcgatggtgggtgcacacgaatcaaGCTTCAATGGTAGTGTTACCGAAAAACttggaataaaacttatcaacaccaatttgatgtagataagcagacacttctttattgacggccgggtgcgcgggtgaatcctttcaccaacgacgcacaccatgcaccaaaatcatacatcttatataaactcactcatacatattcattaagtattcatgcataaacataacaattcctggaaatcattatcatactctcctcctatttccaattctgcgcagtagagtccagaaacacctggaaatgggtctggggtgtaatgtgagtcggtggttaatgagtcagtggtcgcgatctccccctgtcggaattacctattgcaTGAGGACaatgtttcttggcttaaacatATAtattgcttcagccgatttccccattttcccattaatttggattctgacatctctctgcattctttcaggttattaaataccttataagtaaaagttatatatataaatcatcttgaatcttaagcctgttatctagttctaaatgttcctactaggtgattctgaccaattctttcggtcttggtacagggctgtacaggggagttcgtagtagccttggttcctgtatagagtgcaaatgcagcatatgatttttactaaatatcttctatattcctattaaagctaaacaaattaatactaatctatattaaatcaataacatatcaaatcagtaacagtaGACACAtactgagaaaattttctgctgcctaagttcatcgtatccactgattaacatatctgctcgcctttaggtttttttttcctctggtccaacaggttttgttgcatctggcttcagggcaggaacctttgcctcttgtcagttcattagcaatgcatgtatggggtctggcctacacagtagagccacaaatggctacaggatggggcaactcagcacacgtctgcccctttgaggcttgtctaaagagtccaatcaatgcaaccgcaaagaagtgagggggtgcatccttcaatacactcccgcttctctgggcgacatcccccagaccaattcacaggccgcagcagcttctcttggaggtttgcacagacacaagcaagctttgaggcagtcataggacatttcagtctctcacagcaggcagggcaggagcgggcagggcaggagcgggcagggcaggagcgGGCTCTGCCTGTACGCACCTGCACTGCTTCTTCTAGCTCCTGTGCCGTGGAGGAGCTGTACCCAGCACTGCATTTAGTGGCAAACTCATGGAAATAGTTTACTTGCTTCTAATTAAGGCATTCTAATTAGTCCATTGATGGGTCTGGAGCACCAAACATAGGAGTCTGCATATTTTATCACTCGCAAAACGGCTGTCTGGGCCTGTTCCTTTAGCCATGCTCTTCCCCACAGCCCTTTCCCAGGCCAGGGTGCCAGAGCAGTCAGTGCAGGTGCAGACTGCCAACGCATCGATGCCCACGAATCCTGATCCCCTCTGGGCACACCCGCATGCTTTGCTAAGAGATGATGATGTGTAGAGCTGACAAAGAATGGGTTTTATTTCTTCACGCTTTTTCAGATGCCTAAAAAGAGTGAGCCCAGTTGAATTCACTATGCATCTCTTAATACTTCCCGTTCCTGCTGAGGTAATTGCACCTGGACGTTGGCCTGTTGCTGCCTGGGACCCCGCAGATCAGGGTGGTGAGTGCCTACACTTTGCCATAGTGACATACAGAAAGGAAAGCAGGTAGATTAGAAAATaggtataaaaataaaactctgcTAACAGAGTGTGAGAAAATGACCAGCATGTGTTTCTTGGCATCCCGCTTGAAAATAGGGATTGCTCATTGTAAAGCAAGAGTCAGCGCTCACATCATGCTGTTGATTTACAAGGTTCATTTGTCAGCAAACTAGTCAGTATCTGCACTCCACAGCCTGCTCGGGGGAGGGACCAATGGCATCGGGGATAGAGTCACAGCCACTGACCCCGTGTGGGAACTGCCACAAGGAAGGGCTGGCTTATCCTCACCTCTCTTCTCTAGCCCACGCACACCTGCGAGTGGCTCCTGCATTTGCTGGACCGAGATGATTATCTATTTCAGTTTTCCTAAAAGGCAAAATGCGTTGTATGTATTCCAGCATGAGCTATCATTCTCAGGAAATAGTGATAATTTAATCGGACACTGGGTGTCACCCTTAGCCtgagaaaaaggcaaaatttaaGCTTACGAACTCTGGCCTGGCAGAACACTAACAAAATCGATACACAATGTTGCTTTCATGTGTGGTTCAAGGTCTGTGAGATCAGTGAGAGCAACACCTGACATCATTTTTATAAATACGGGCGTTAGTATGACAGTATTTCAAGAGTTCAACCAGATACTCATGTCCTGTAAGTCTTGCAAACTTCTTCCCAAGAAGCAGCTTTaggaacacatttaaaaaaaaaaaaaaaaatcttcaacagcagcataaaaaacagtgaagaaaagaagTTGCTACATTTggccaaaacaaaaaataatcaacacATGTATGGTCTGAACAGAAACTGAGTTTCAGGGAACAAGAAAATGGAAGTTCCAACACAGAAGTGATGAGAAACTCTGTCAAATggtaacatgaaaaaataaaatcaaaatgaatcTGCTTTACCAAAGGAACTCAGAAGTGTATTCAGCTGTAGTGTACTGGACAGTATGTAAATACCTGAAATACTTGGCATGTGCAGAACGATTTGTGAGCTAGGAAGGACAGAGTATAAAGGGGTGTTACAGGGTTAATATCTTAAAACAATACGCATGACAGACTTGAGAAACTATTCCTTTCACACCTACCAACAACTTAGGTTTCAGAACAGTCTTAAAGCTGAGGGACTCTTCCATGGCCCAGACCCTGTATATTATTTAGGACATAAAACCCAGTTTGCTGATGCATTACATTTACAGGGACCGGAAAGCCTGGTTTGAGAAATGTTACTTCCTCTTTTCTTGTCTAGTAAACAGGACAGAATATGTGCCCATTAAAACATTACCACAAAGTGTGAATGCTAATCATGTCCTTAGACTGTAATGCTTGGGAGGGGAAGAAGTGTTTCAGGAAGGAGTGGCACAGCATTCTGGTAGCATTCTCCACTGTAAAGCACAGAGGAGCCCTGGAGAGGTAAAGGCTACAAAACTCCTAACCAGCTTAACGTGCACTGACCTCTGCGATCGAACAGTTCCTTAAGTACCCAAGAGCTGTATAGCACACAAGCCTTAAATTACAGACAGATGTAACTCTGGCTGTAGCTGAAATAAAGAAGCACTAAAGCTTAGCCAGGCAACTGCCTAAGAGCAGACAGCAATGATACAGAGGAAGTAAAGAACCTGCAGCCAGACGGATGCTGTACAGTCGGGAAAAACCTGTTAAGAAGGAACCATTGCAGCTCCAGTGGCACATTCAGGCTGCAGCCCCAGGTTTAGCATTACTACTTCTGTGGAAAGCACTTCACAGCCTGCTATAACTGGCTGGCTGGCACACAAGGTTTGCGATGCACTTTCGGCAGTGCCACATGGTGCCCAATGCCCCTGGCCACCATGTTGGGTTGCCATGAAGCACAACTGACTGTCAGGGTAGGGTAAAGCTTTCCTGACTTGAACTCCTGCAGAGCACTAAGCTCCTCTGTGTCTTTGAACATCTCCCCTCAtcataaataatttgcttttcaagCATGCTGCATCCATCAGTTCCCACTGAAGTACTAAAGGTTTAGCAGCCCTTTTTAAGGTACACAAAGAATGCTTGGTTCTGgctttggggaagggggagatcTCAGTTATGTGTTGTCACAGCAGTCAGTAGCCAACTTCCCTTCACCTGAAATTAAGACTTAATAGAGATTTTTAGCCCTTCTTTCCAAAGCTCTACACTGACAGACAGGCATGTAGCATCCTGCTGCGATACTGAGCTGGTAGGTGGGTACACAGCAGTGTCTCAGCATCTCTGGACACCGGGAAGCTCTCCTGTAGCTTCCCATCCACTGCTTCATCTAGCTACCACCACCCATGCCTGGCAGGTGCTCAGTCAGCTGCCTCAGCAAGTGTTAAGGATCACATCCTCTTACTGGCTTGCTCACCTGCACATGCTGCTCACAGTTGTGATCAGAGGGCTCTGCACTTCCATTAAGCCGTAAGTATAATTATACAACTCCTCATCACCAGTGAAATGACACCAGGAAATTTAATAACAGATAAAAAATGAGAGGTTTATTAGATTGTCAAATTAAATCCAAGCACAGCAAATGATTAGATGTCTCCTATCATCAAATACCATTAGtttaatcagttttattttagcAGAGAAGTTATTTCCCAATGAAAATTACTCCTTTTTCACCTGCTGATTAAAAGGGCAAGGTTAAGAGAGTTCACTGAAAGTCTGGGGATATTAAGGGGATTCATCTCCAAACATCAAGCTTCTATGTTTTAGAAAACAGGAGAAACAAGCAATTCAATATAGCTTGATATGATCATAGCAGAAAGCAGCAATATTATAATACTATAAAAATTTCATAAGTTCAGATATTAACTATTATTTTGAAGACAACGAACAGTGAATTCTAATCTAGGCAAGTGGGAATGTTTAGTACagcaaaggaagaagaatgaTAAACAGGGACTAATGGCTCCAACTTTCAATTCTTACCCAGGGAAGTCTCTGTCTGTGATGAAGGGAAAGATttccaggaaaggaaaacaggcCGAAGGTGTAGAGATACTGTACCTTTGACTTTTACTGTACCAATGTACAGGAAGGGATTTAAACAagagctttcttcttctttgtatTATTTAATTAAACCCAAGGAAACAGATCCCTACCACCTAAACCTCACAACATCCATGTCAGAACAAAGATTAAATGCATGCCATGACAGTCCTGATGACATCGAACCAACCACTATTTTTGTTACTTTCAAATATTGATTTCAATGGGAAAAGTCCAAAATAAATGCAATCCAAGTCTACAAAAATATGTGCAATCACTATGaaaatttctctctccttctctttgtCGATGATGGGCAACTACAGAAGATTTCTGACTACTTTCATGACTAGAATAAGCAATAGCAATTTCCAAATGTATCACAATTACATTTTGCTACAAACTAGGAATACtgtaaaaaactataaaaaattgATTGAAACAATTTAATGCAAGACAGTCGAGTCAGTTATTCACATACTGACTTATACTACTAGTAGAAGTAACATCACTCTGCTCCTCATTAGCTTCAAAGGATATTGGCAGGTTTATGCTAATAGCTGCCCTCAGGTTAGCCCAGAAAAGGGCACGCTTGCTCTTCTCCTTCGGCCACTCCAGGTAGGTTCGCTTTGCCATGAGAGCCTTCAGCTTGTGATACCTGGCAGGGATAATATACGGAGGGATCGGCTCCAGTAAAATGAGGATCAAGCTGTTGGAATTCTCACTGAATAATTTGTGATGGGCAAAGTACAGCTCATAGTGACACCACTCACTCCGCACGAAGTTGGGAGACAACACAAAGATCGACTTGTAGCTCTTCTCAATGCAGTTAATGATGTTCTCCACAATGCTCTTGCCGGGGACAAAGTTTCTCTCGTGCTGGCACAGTTGTACACAGCCCTCCCCCTTCTCCAGGTTCGGGATCAGCTCGTTCTTCACCCACAACGAATCCCGCTCGCTGTAGGAAATGAACGCATGGAACTGCAGAATGGTCTCCTGCTCTTCGGGGTGGTTGTGCCAAGCTCTCCGCTTCGTCTGCGTCCACTGCCACGTCATCCGTACGTACCACGGCACATCCAGGTAGATGCACAGAAAGGCCACGACAGCCACCAGCACCAGCgtcagcagcagagctgtcacGAGCAAGAGCACCGTGTTGCAAGCCAGTTCAGTCAGGTGGAAGTCCTTCAGCTGCGTTCCTTGCAAGTCTTCCGGGTACTCACACACGTACGCCGCTGGCCAGCCAGACAGCTTCCCCCCAGACTGCCTCTCCAGACGGATAAAGTCTTGCAGTTCACAGGAACACTTGAACGGGTTGCGCCCGGCTTGTAGCTCCCTGACCCGCAGGCAGCTCTGGAAGAAGTCGGCAGATGGGGTGAGGATCGAATTCATCTCTACGTTCAGGAACTCCAGGGACGTAAAGCCACCGCACCCCGGCAGGTCAGACAGCCTGTTCGATGCCAGGTTCAGCTCTTCCAAGGACTTCAGCTCAGCCATCTCCTTGGGGACACTGGTGATCTGATTGTTTTGCAGGTAGAGCTTTTTGATGTTGACTGGCAAGCACTCAAACACggcatccatcagctgatttGAGGACAGGTCCAACTCTGTCAGAGACTCAGCCCATCGGCATTGCGCATCAGCGGCATCGTGACGCAGCAAGTTGTTGCTCATGTCCAAGTATTTCAGTGATTTCATATGGCTGGTCATGAAGCTTACCTTGGGAAGGCTCTCAAATTTATTCCTCTGCAAAATAAGTAATTTCAGATCTGTCAGAGTGCCACAGTTCTGGAACAGTTCATCCGTCAGGGCATTGTGAGaaaaatttaaatactgaaatgagCTTGTTCTATTGGGGCAAAGCATGTGTGGCATATATGCATCATATATTGTCAAACTGGCAATATTCATCTCTGAAAACTGTCTGTATAGAATCTCCTGGTTGAAATAATAAACCTTATTACGAACATGCTCCAAAGTTAGCGCTTTCATGGAGCCATccaaagaaattaattgttcCAGAGAGCTTAATAAGGGTAGAAATTCATATTCAGTCAGCTCCCCCAGTGGTCCCCGAAAAGTCAAATTTCTCACAGTCAAATGCTCCACAGGTGAATACCAAATAAGCAGGAAAATTTGCAAAATGATAGCCCATTGTAAGTCCACAGTGTCAAGCATTAGAGATGTTGTCTTGATTTTCTTCAGAAGCGCTAAAGAAGGAGAGGGGAAATATTTGTAGCTCAAGGTGTATCTTAAGTTaactatttttaagttttctgaagtGCTCATTCCATCATACAAGAGGGAAAAACTGAAGTTTTTGTTTGCTGCAAAAACAATGCGGAGGCTCCTTGTATTCAAGGCTGTCAGACTCTGAGGCTCATAAAGAGAAAACTCTTCTAAGGTTAGGATGACAGTGTGCAGCTGTAAATGTATTATATACCTGAAGTCCGACCTTCGTATCGTCGTAGCACTTAATCCTAGGTACTCCAAACGAAACATGTTCCCAAATTCCTGACAGATGGGCAGGGCAGTAAAGTTATTGAAAGAAAGATCTAAATGTCTAAGATATGCAAGAGTTTGACAGTAAACTTTCAAAATGTTATTATGAGATAAATCTAAGTATTCtaaatcttcattaaaaatgaagacaCTAAAGTCAAGCTCTGTAATTAGATTATGAGAAAGATTTAATACTTGAAGGtcaggaagagaaataaattctgaaatactAAGTCCAGAGATCCTATTATGTGATAAATCTAATACCTGAGTATGGACTGGAATGTTTTTTGGAACATTAGTTAGCAAACGGTTTGAATAATTTGCAACAAATTCATTTTCCACAGTTGGCTGGATATTATTCCATAGCATGAATGTAAAGACACAAGCAAAGACATAGATATTTGTAAGGGGTCTCATTATACTTTCCAGGTTTATCTTGAttttttacagaaacacagaagcaTATCCTTGTTTTCTCTTCAATATGTCTCAGTGATGAGTCCAGCcctatgaaaagaaaacacatgggATTTGCTGAAATTGTTGATCTGTTGAATTTGCTTTTTATCgctaaaataaaattcaatacaAAATGTACataatacaaattttattttcacatactCTTGTTCTAAGTTCGTATCAATCTTCCTCACCCCCATTCTTTAATTCCTATTATTGATTTTCTCAAGTAGAAATTAATTCCTTTATAACGGGGGGAATACAATTGGTGGTATGTTAAACAAACACAGAGATgttaagaaatacaaatttctcaacaatcttgaaaaaaacaaaaccgtTACAAACAGACATCAATGCATTTAGGAGTGAAGGAGAACACAACAAGCCTCCCGTCTGCTTTTTCTGTACACTCCATGTCCACACACATTTGGGGACAGAACTCCAAAAACCTCATGGACCCTCACAGGATCCAGTGCAAAAGCAACCTCTTCACGCAGAAGAGCCAAAGGCTATCCCTCTTCACACCCCAAAGATCCCAGACATGGCCATGCCAATCAGCCAATCAGAGAAGCTGACCAGCTTTGTCTTTGCTATAGCACAAGGACATAGAGGTCCATTTTTCCACTAAGCCAGGAATCTTGAGGAGGAATTATATGATCTCATGAAATTTGCAATGCCAGTCTGGCCAAAACCATACTaacaggaaaacagcagcatAATCAGACACTATGTATGAAGTAGTGGTACCCAAAATCTGGAAGAATGACACAAAATCTGAATCTTGACACTTCCAAAGACCCCACGATTTCCTAGGTGTACCAGaaaattttctacattttccaAATTACCCCAGAGTTGCAACTTGACAAAGAACCTCTCTAGAAACAGTGAGGGACAATAAATCTAGTTCTAAGGATCAAAAAACCCATGGAGGGAAAGATTTTCTGGATATGGAAAACGGTCCAGCAGAATTAATATCTGGTCATGTCTATCAATAGTCTACAAAGATCTGGAGAGGTATCAGTCCTATCATGAAAAACCATGACCTGGGCATTACTCTCTTGTCATCAAGCATTTAACATAACAGACAGACAACCTGAAGTATGAGCAACTCATAAACTGTTTGAGGAGAAAAACAtccccaatttttttttcctgtgctgattTTGTCTGTAAAaaccaaaagttttaaaattctgccCCTGTGTAATCTTTTgttaaataaaacccaaaagcCTATTTTTTCAGTTCTACGTTATAATGTGTGTTAGTCCCTAATAAGTTGATTAACTGATATCAAAACTCATCCCTTCCCCTCCAAGTCTCCT
The sequence above is drawn from the Strix aluco isolate bStrAlu1 chromosome 4, bStrAlu1.hap1, whole genome shotgun sequence genome and encodes:
- the LOC141922695 gene encoding toll-like receptor 1, translated to MRPLTNIYVFACVFTFMLWNNIQPTVENEFVANYSNRLLTNVPKNIPVHTQVLDLSHNRISGLSISEFISLPDLQVLNLSHNLITELDFSVFIFNEDLEYLDLSHNNILKVYCQTLAYLRHLDLSFNNFTALPICQEFGNMFRLEYLGLSATTIRRSDFRYIIHLQLHTVILTLEEFSLYEPQSLTALNTRSLRIVFAANKNFSFSLLYDGMSTSENLKIVNLRYTLSYKYFPSPSLALLKKIKTTSLMLDTVDLQWAIILQIFLLIWYSPVEHLTVRNLTFRGPLGELTEYEFLPLLSSLEQLISLDGSMKALTLEHVRNKVYYFNQEILYRQFSEMNIASLTIYDAYMPHMLCPNRTSSFQYLNFSHNALTDELFQNCGTLTDLKLLILQRNKFESLPKVSFMTSHMKSLKYLDMSNNLLRHDAADAQCRWAESLTELDLSSNQLMDAVFECLPVNIKKLYLQNNQITSVPKEMAELKSLEELNLASNRLSDLPGCGGFTSLEFLNVEMNSILTPSADFFQSCLRVRELQAGRNPFKCSCELQDFIRLERQSGGKLSGWPAAYVCEYPEDLQGTQLKDFHLTELACNTVLLLVTALLLTLVLVAVVAFLCIYLDVPWYVRMTWQWTQTKRRAWHNHPEEQETILQFHAFISYSERDSLWVKNELIPNLEKGEGCVQLCQHERNFVPGKSIVENIINCIEKSYKSIFVLSPNFVRSEWCHYELYFAHHKLFSENSNSLILILLEPIPPYIIPARYHKLKALMAKRTYLEWPKEKSKRALFWANLRAAISINLPISFEANEEQSDVTSTSSISQYVNN